The Bacteriovorax sp. BAL6_X genome window below encodes:
- a CDS encoding ABC transporter substrate-binding protein: MFRFLSFLLFIFLSSMGYGASLNIAISSSPNSLSPFFSTDANSQNINRLVNASLIDFDSNMQPICQLCESFKEYRTVDSYKIRFKLKSNLKFSNGATLTSKDVEKSHFYFTETEKIKSIFRFAFGNIKEVKIIDELTFELIYKGFGLDHLPNLVLFKIIQIPNYEKLEKVEMSDIIGAGDYKIAKIAPLQIDLKSLKADHYDLNFVVVKDETTLSLKLIKGEIDLSVANISPRKVNYLEKNSDVNVQKVLGTDYNYIGLNQKKELLQNKNVRKALSHLIPRTKIIKYKFKDNAVASNGLFAESFKNFYIDTPVDDFNPKKAFELFNKAGFERKNGVWYDNNGKTFSLTWKTSSNKFQQELVTIIKNEFEKFGLVVNVVPQEWGTFLRGIKRGEYDLYLGRWVGFTGQDMLKFAFYSENMAPKGANRVFFDNKDFDNLIKKAEQTINKKKEVALYKKANQVVNEQYPYISLWHPNVIWVMSKCIKLKEIYPNGNFLVLKEIENVCKN; the protein is encoded by the coding sequence ATGTTTAGATTTTTATCTTTTTTACTATTTATTTTCCTATCTTCAATGGGTTATGGCGCAAGCCTTAATATCGCAATTTCGTCATCTCCAAATAGCTTGAGTCCTTTTTTTTCAACTGATGCAAATTCACAAAATATCAATCGCCTTGTTAACGCTTCACTTATTGATTTTGATAGTAATATGCAGCCGATTTGCCAATTGTGTGAATCATTCAAAGAATATCGTACAGTAGATTCATATAAGATTCGATTCAAACTAAAATCAAATCTTAAATTTTCAAATGGTGCAACTTTGACGTCGAAAGATGTGGAAAAGTCTCATTTTTATTTTACAGAAACAGAGAAAATTAAATCGATATTCCGTTTTGCCTTTGGAAATATTAAAGAGGTTAAAATTATCGATGAGCTTACTTTTGAATTAATCTATAAGGGCTTTGGACTTGATCACTTACCAAATTTAGTATTATTTAAAATTATCCAAATTCCTAATTATGAAAAACTTGAGAAAGTTGAAATGTCAGATATCATCGGCGCGGGTGACTATAAGATTGCAAAGATTGCACCTTTGCAAATTGACTTAAAATCGTTAAAAGCAGATCACTACGATCTGAACTTTGTTGTCGTAAAAGATGAGACAACTCTTTCATTAAAGCTGATTAAAGGTGAGATCGATTTATCTGTCGCCAATATTTCTCCTCGAAAAGTAAATTACTTAGAAAAGAATAGTGATGTAAATGTTCAGAAGGTTCTAGGGACAGACTATAATTATATTGGACTTAATCAGAAAAAAGAGCTTCTCCAAAATAAAAATGTGCGAAAGGCATTAAGTCACCTTATCCCAAGAACTAAAATTATTAAGTATAAGTTTAAAGATAATGCTGTTGCTTCAAATGGACTCTTTGCAGAATCATTTAAGAATTTTTATATCGATACACCTGTGGATGACTTCAATCCGAAAAAGGCCTTTGAGCTTTTTAATAAAGCAGGTTTTGAGAGAAAAAATGGTGTTTGGTATGATAATAATGGCAAGACTTTTTCTCTGACTTGGAAGACGAGTAGTAATAAGTTTCAACAAGAATTAGTGACAATTATTAAGAATGAGTTTGAGAAATTTGGCCTAGTCGTAAATGTCGTACCTCAAGAATGGGGAACTTTCCTTAGAGGCATTAAAAGAGGAGAATACGATCTTTATTTAGGGCGCTGGGTAGGATTTACAGGTCAGGATATGCTTAAATTCGCATTTTACTCTGAAAATATGGCCCCAAAAGGTGCAAATCGTGTCTTTTTTGATAATAAGGATTTTGATAATTTAATTAAGAAGGCCGAACAGACTATCAATAAGAAAAAAGAAGTCGCTCTATATAAGAAGGCCAATCAAGTAGTAAACGAACAATACCCATATATTAGCTTATGGCATCCAAATGTCATTTGGGTGATGAGTAAGTGTATAAAGCTTAAAGAAATTTATCCTAATGGAAATTTTCTAGTCTTAAAGGAAATTGAGAATGTCTGTAAAAACTGA
- a CDS encoding flagellin: MGLRIATNTAAQMVQKNIKQTGKASGEALQKLSSGKRINKSADDAAGLAIAKNMEAQVKGLRQASRNANDGISMVQTAEGAMNETSNILVRLRELSVQAASDTIGDTERGFLDKEYQQLVKEVDRIAESTKFGSLSLLNGSGSEMDIQVGTFAGENGQIQYDPSQTNATASALNISGLSVASKDDARSSMENVDEAITSLSEQRANLGAVQSRLQSSVNNLEIQATNLDASRSVIEDADVAYESSQLASSNIAKQAGIASLAQANNINSSALRLVG; the protein is encoded by the coding sequence ATGGGTTTACGTATTGCAACTAATACAGCTGCACAAATGGTGCAGAAAAACATTAAACAGACAGGAAAAGCCTCTGGAGAGGCCCTGCAGAAATTATCGAGTGGTAAGAGGATTAATAAGTCTGCTGACGATGCTGCCGGTTTAGCGATCGCTAAGAATATGGAAGCTCAGGTAAAGGGCTTACGTCAGGCATCTCGAAACGCAAATGATGGTATTTCGATGGTTCAGACCGCGGAAGGGGCCATGAATGAAACAAGTAATATTTTAGTAAGGTTAAGAGAGCTATCAGTACAAGCTGCGTCTGATACGATTGGTGATACTGAACGTGGCTTTCTAGATAAAGAATATCAACAATTAGTTAAAGAGGTAGATCGTATTGCAGAGTCTACAAAATTTGGTTCCCTATCATTACTTAATGGGTCGGGTTCAGAAATGGATATTCAGGTAGGTACTTTTGCAGGTGAGAATGGACAGATTCAATATGATCCATCTCAGACGAACGCTACAGCATCAGCTCTCAATATCTCTGGCTTAAGTGTCGCATCCAAAGATGATGCTAGATCATCGATGGAAAATGTCGATGAAGCTATTACGAGCTTATCAGAGCAAAGAGCGAATCTCGGTGCTGTTCAGTCAAGACTACAGTCTTCTGTAAACAATTTAGAGATTCAGGCAACGAATCTAGATGCTTCTAGATCGGTAATTGAAGATGCAGATGTGGCCTATGAGTCATCGCAACTTGCTTCTTCTAATATTGCTAAGCAAGCAGGAATTGCATCTTTAGCGCAAGCTAATAATATTAATTCATCTGCACTTAGATTAGTAGGTTAA
- a CDS encoding RDD family protein produces the protein MNLESQNSKKPIRLNDLEDFDDFGIEDIPFKPINEGLGFHHGKASKEVLKSARVEVTPSQSHVNNFNKVLGREKEMSVPSELEAFYRKGTESEIPKVNREIEIKNKSQDVSITRRFTSYVIDMSVSLVIFAVTLAAMFLVSGLPIESFIEITLLNSNYRFLIALFVLIHIIYRITSVYRPTLGQYICGLKPKLSNEAAFNTIIERTLFEFISIPLLGLPYILGLDKKFFGNSLKKSK, from the coding sequence ATGAATTTAGAATCACAAAATAGTAAGAAACCAATTCGCTTAAATGACTTAGAAGACTTTGATGACTTTGGAATTGAAGATATTCCTTTTAAACCTATTAATGAAGGTCTTGGTTTCCATCATGGAAAGGCCAGTAAAGAAGTTTTAAAAAGTGCACGTGTTGAAGTTACTCCATCACAATCACATGTAAATAACTTCAATAAAGTTCTTGGTCGCGAAAAAGAGATGAGTGTTCCTTCTGAACTTGAAGCTTTTTATCGTAAAGGTACAGAGTCTGAAATTCCTAAAGTAAACCGTGAAATTGAAATAAAGAATAAGTCACAAGATGTTTCTATTACAAGAAGATTTACTTCTTACGTAATTGATATGAGTGTGTCTCTTGTTATTTTTGCTGTTACTTTGGCCGCAATGTTTTTAGTAAGTGGACTTCCAATAGAGTCATTTATTGAAATTACGCTTCTAAACTCAAACTATAGATTTCTAATTGCACTATTTGTACTAATCCATATTATTTATCGTATTACATCTGTCTATAGACCTACATTAGGACAATATATTTGTGGACTTAAGCCAAAGCTATCAAATGAAGCAGCATTCAATACGATTATTGAAAGAACTCTTTTTGAGTTTATATCAATCCCGCTTCTAGGGCTTCCATATATATTGGGGTTAGATAAGAAGTTCTTCGGAAATAGCTTAAAAAAGAGTAAGTAA
- a CDS encoding 50S ribosomal protein L11 methyltransferase, whose amino-acid sequence MSVKTEIFKIVTIEFQSSSQCEEVNKIALNEFEVDGIEEFSMEEERVDEILGERAYSGGDVPESVIDEVVDISDDQDVKKFNYFFFQGDINRAHEFAKAIDGMDLTIEVKDEEYSDWNEVWKKHYAPIEVTPELSVIPEWFKEEDYKKNNNNIYIIPGMGFGTGEHETTYLCLKHFMSVKDSFKEKDLCLDFGCGSGILGIGAIKKSDMLVDFVDIDPAALDNCHENLKLNLNEDRLNGHRLIARKRFNLDDKYKLVFANILMHVLVSEKEVLLDSLADGGHIILSGILNEQVDAVIEEYKSLKKIDVLSKGDWSAILLRKE is encoded by the coding sequence ATGTCTGTAAAAACTGAAATCTTTAAAATTGTAACGATTGAATTTCAAAGTAGCTCACAATGTGAAGAGGTGAATAAGATCGCTCTTAATGAATTTGAAGTTGATGGAATTGAAGAGTTCTCAATGGAAGAAGAGCGTGTTGATGAGATTCTTGGTGAGAGAGCATATTCTGGTGGAGATGTCCCTGAATCAGTAATTGATGAAGTCGTTGATATCTCAGATGATCAAGATGTTAAGAAGTTTAATTATTTCTTTTTTCAGGGAGATATTAATAGGGCCCATGAATTTGCGAAAGCAATTGATGGGATGGACTTAACAATTGAAGTTAAAGATGAGGAGTATTCAGACTGGAATGAAGTATGGAAAAAGCACTATGCTCCAATTGAGGTAACTCCTGAACTAAGTGTTATTCCGGAGTGGTTCAAAGAAGAAGATTATAAAAAAAATAATAATAATATTTATATCATTCCAGGAATGGGCTTTGGCACAGGAGAACACGAAACAACATACTTGTGTCTAAAGCACTTTATGTCGGTAAAGGACTCTTTTAAAGAGAAAGACCTTTGTTTAGACTTTGGTTGTGGTTCAGGTATTTTAGGAATAGGTGCTATTAAGAAAAGTGATATGTTAGTCGACTTTGTCGATATTGATCCTGCTGCTCTTGATAATTGTCACGAAAACCTTAAGTTGAATTTGAATGAAGACCGTCTAAATGGTCATCGTCTTATTGCAAGAAAACGGTTCAATCTAGATGACAAATATAAACTTGTTTTTGCTAATATTCTTATGCATGTTCTTGTATCTGAAAAAGAAGTACTTTTAGACTCACTGGCTGATGGGGGCCATATCATCCTTTCCGGTATTCTAAATGAACAAGTTGATGCAGTTATTGAAGAATATAAATCTTTAAAGAAAATCGATGTATTATCTAAAGGTGATTGGTCTGCAATTCTTCTAAGAAAGGAGTAA
- a CDS encoding 16S rRNA (uracil(1498)-N(3))-methyltransferase, whose translation MRAIYIRDDLSPSIDGILSFSDDRSHHLIKSVRVKKGDEVLLLDGKGGRYTSEVINCTKREVSLKVLAFEKIEKFTHIDLAIGLPKREAFESSLKNATQVGISEIYPFQADYSNWSIKNLDRVNSVIESSLIQSNNPYFPVVHHETASLDALFEIFHQYDYIFLTTLSRSNGMDIESIDSIKDKRILIIIGPEGGLSSREEELMLKENNVMGLKLATPILKTESAVLTIVGYVLGKFDVK comes from the coding sequence ATGCGCGCTATTTATATTCGAGATGATCTCTCTCCATCAATCGATGGAATACTTAGCTTTTCTGATGATCGTAGCCATCACTTAATTAAGTCCGTACGGGTTAAAAAGGGTGATGAGGTACTACTTTTAGATGGAAAAGGTGGACGCTATACAAGTGAAGTGATTAACTGCACGAAGCGTGAAGTTTCACTAAAGGTATTAGCATTTGAGAAGATTGAGAAGTTCACACATATCGATTTAGCAATAGGGCTTCCTAAAAGAGAAGCTTTTGAAAGCTCTCTTAAGAACGCAACACAAGTCGGTATCTCAGAAATTTATCCTTTTCAAGCGGACTACTCAAATTGGTCAATAAAGAATCTTGATCGAGTGAATTCGGTTATTGAAAGCTCGCTTATTCAATCAAATAATCCTTACTTTCCTGTTGTACATCACGAGACAGCAAGTCTTGATGCTTTATTCGAAATCTTTCATCAATACGATTATATTTTTTTAACGACGTTATCTCGTTCAAATGGTATGGATATTGAAAGTATTGACAGTATAAAAGATAAACGTATTTTAATTATCATTGGACCAGAAGGTGGACTTTCTAGTCGTGAAGAAGAGTTAATGTTAAAAGAGAATAATGTTATGGGACTTAAACTTGCAACACCTATTCTTAAAACAGAAAGTGCAGTCCTAACTATCGTAGGCTATGTACTTGGAAAATTTGATGTTAAATAA
- the rfaE2 gene encoding D-glycero-beta-D-manno-heptose 1-phosphate adenylyltransferase, whose protein sequence is MKYQQAKEFVESHFSEKRIVFTNGCFDILHRGHLMYLNEAKKLGDILIIGLNSDSSVKRLKGEDRPVNSEGDRLFMLENLKSVDKVFLFDEDTPYDLISAVLPSVLVKGGDWAIDQIVGHDIVTANGGQVLSLNFEDGYSTTNLIEKIQGRS, encoded by the coding sequence ATGAAATATCAACAGGCCAAGGAATTTGTAGAGAGTCACTTTAGTGAGAAGAGAATTGTCTTCACTAATGGTTGCTTTGATATTCTTCATCGTGGTCATTTAATGTATTTAAATGAAGCGAAGAAACTTGGTGATATTCTCATTATTGGACTCAATTCAGATAGTAGTGTTAAGCGCTTAAAAGGTGAAGATCGTCCTGTAAATTCAGAAGGCGATCGTCTGTTTATGCTTGAAAACTTAAAGTCTGTAGATAAGGTTTTTCTTTTTGATGAAGATACACCCTATGATCTGATAAGTGCTGTTCTACCAAGCGTCCTTGTTAAAGGTGGAGATTGGGCAATTGATCAAATTGTTGGTCACGATATTGTTACAGCTAATGGTGGACAAGTTTTAAGCTTGAATTTTGAAGATGGCTACTCAACGACTAATCTAATTGAAAAGATCCAAGGCCGCTCTTAA
- a CDS encoding PilZ domain-containing protein: MNTKKFEQDIIESIKEGSEVIIWDVISHNIVRLPVKIKSLNAFSKQIFLSIEDGLRDSLAHFVRGPGLLKFYIPDLQLIFISELNASHGNSLEISYPIKEKRLERREYERFEPLIPLYSCFQNIKYEIFDISEGGVSFVLGASQYEQIFSGKNQTLNFEVVFGNEKIHVKGNVVNKKKIKPYQISRFPYGAFRIAVAIENNPDFRKHVKKLQNGCDKLMKDLL, translated from the coding sequence ATGAATACAAAGAAGTTTGAACAAGATATTATCGAGTCCATCAAAGAAGGCAGTGAAGTCATAATTTGGGATGTTATTAGTCATAATATTGTTAGGCTTCCAGTTAAAATTAAAAGCCTCAATGCCTTTTCTAAACAGATCTTTTTATCGATTGAAGATGGCCTTAGAGATAGCTTAGCACACTTCGTACGAGGACCAGGTCTGCTGAAATTTTATATTCCCGATTTGCAGTTGATCTTTATCAGCGAGCTAAATGCTTCACATGGTAATAGTCTTGAAATTTCATATCCAATTAAAGAAAAGCGATTAGAGAGAAGAGAATATGAGCGTTTCGAGCCACTCATCCCACTCTATAGTTGTTTTCAAAATATTAAGTATGAGATTTTTGATATAAGCGAAGGCGGAGTTTCATTTGTCTTAGGGGCTTCTCAATATGAGCAGATCTTTAGTGGAAAGAATCAAACTCTAAATTTTGAAGTTGTTTTTGGAAATGAAAAAATTCATGTAAAAGGAAATGTCGTTAATAAGAAGAAAATAAAACCTTATCAAATATCTAGATTTCCATATGGTGCCTTTCGTATCGCAGTAGCAATTGAGAATAATCCAGATTTTCGTAAACATGTTAAGAAGTTACAAAATGGTTGTGACAAACTAATGAAAGATCTTCTTTGA
- a CDS encoding flagellin: MGLRINTNTQSIAAQRSLGQVKRTQDESLNKLSSGSRINKASDDAAGLAISEKLRANIRGTQQAARNAGDGISMIQIAEGGMNEVSNILVRLRELSVQSASDTIGDTEREFTDKEFQQLTKEVDRIAESVQFNGTTLINGEGEDKEFQIGLNNDETNDRIAFKPSAVSVKTEDLGIGGLSVATKGDAQSNLEAIDKAMTSVSGGRAELGALQNRLQSTINNLEISNENMSAANSRIRDTDVAAESANLAKANILTSSATSVLSQANASSQSALRLIG, translated from the coding sequence ATGGGATTAAGAATTAACACGAACACACAGTCAATTGCAGCACAAAGAAGTTTAGGACAAGTTAAGAGAACACAAGATGAATCTTTAAACAAACTTTCATCAGGTTCAAGAATTAATAAGGCCAGTGACGATGCTGCAGGACTTGCGATATCTGAAAAGTTAAGAGCGAATATTAGAGGTACTCAACAAGCTGCAAGAAACGCGGGTGATGGTATCTCAATGATTCAGATCGCTGAAGGTGGAATGAACGAAGTATCAAATATTTTAGTTCGTTTAAGAGAACTTTCAGTACAGTCTGCATCGGATACAATTGGTGATACTGAACGTGAATTTACTGATAAAGAATTCCAACAACTAACAAAAGAAGTTGATAGAATTGCAGAGTCAGTACAGTTTAACGGAACGACACTAATTAACGGTGAAGGTGAAGATAAGGAATTCCAAATTGGTCTTAATAATGATGAGACAAATGACAGAATTGCATTCAAGCCATCAGCAGTATCAGTTAAAACAGAAGATCTAGGAATTGGAGGTCTTTCTGTTGCAACAAAAGGTGACGCTCAATCTAACCTTGAAGCTATCGATAAGGCAATGACATCTGTATCAGGTGGACGCGCGGAACTAGGGGCATTACAAAATAGACTACAGTCTACAATTAATAACCTAGAAATCTCTAATGAGAATATGAGTGCCGCTAATTCACGTATTAGAGATACTGATGTAGCAGCAGAGTCTGCAAACTTAGCTAAGGCGAATATCCTTACTAGTTCTGCAACTTCTGTTCTTTCGCAAGCAAACGCTTCGAGCCAATCTGCACTAAGACTGATCGGTTAA
- the udk gene encoding uridine kinase encodes MKLIGITGGSGSGKTTFASKVISKLPKDKVSVLSMDSYYLPEQPKEHYTKSGRPNYDHPKAFDWALLQEHITALKNDESIEVPNYDFKTSSRTTSTTTLNPTPVVLFEGIFTLFDQEIREKLDIRCFLHVEADIRFTRRLNRDVAERGRSLESVINQYYDSVRPMYEKFLAPQRQYADFIVGEETDVASEILAARLSQFIDHNKEFELLLNTTKGS; translated from the coding sequence ATGAAGCTAATTGGAATCACTGGTGGTTCAGGTTCAGGAAAAACTACTTTTGCTTCAAAAGTAATTTCAAAACTACCAAAAGACAAAGTGTCTGTCTTATCAATGGACTCTTACTATCTACCAGAGCAACCAAAAGAGCATTATACAAAATCAGGACGACCAAATTATGACCATCCGAAAGCATTTGACTGGGCACTCCTTCAGGAACATATCACGGCACTAAAAAATGATGAATCAATTGAAGTTCCAAACTACGACTTTAAAACTAGTAGTCGTACAACTTCAACAACAACTTTAAATCCAACTCCAGTAGTTCTTTTTGAAGGTATTTTTACTCTCTTTGATCAGGAGATCAGAGAGAAACTAGATATTCGCTGCTTTCTTCATGTCGAAGCAGATATTCGTTTTACTCGTAGACTTAATCGGGATGTAGCTGAAAGAGGAAGAAGTTTAGAAAGTGTTATCAATCAATACTATGACAGTGTACGGCCAATGTATGAAAAATTCCTAGCACCACAGAGACAGTATGCTGACTTTATTGTTGGTGAAGAGACTGATGTTGCATCTGAGATTTTAGCAGCTAGGCTTTCGCAGTTCATTGATCATAATAAGGAATTCGAACTACTACTAAACACAACGAAAGGATCTTAA
- a CDS encoding ribonuclease J has translation MSSLNISPLGGVGQIGSNATLVSYKNTNIIIDSGILFPYEDCFDINYLIPDLKNIDIDINALIITHGHEDHIGAISHYIERFPEADVFAPTFAKELIEDKLSYLDLSKKINKLESKLVINEIEIDSIHVNHSIPNTKGIHLGIKEIDTGILFISDFKCDFNSEFEEPIELEKINLLSKNYSKRLAMLDSTNIVSNNERTTSESELKKDLYTFISEAKGRVFITCFASNIHRLQSIFNIAKELKLKVVPYGRSLLKYTQIARDCEIFNDHGIVREVESVNDLKKKHIILCSGSQGEFRGTVKRITSTSDKYYKLNETDTFIFSSKAIPGNEKKLALLYNEITEKGCEVITHYNGLIHASGHPGKADLKDVYDSYQPTIAVPIHGETYFIRKHCEYIKSILPTAEVIEIKNHDNISISLNGKIKINHSQEIPPILIHGNRIVIQREKISERRKMATLGTVFVSISKNSIARSQQRVHITTMGIPYEEEQISQLQEICFDYFNEKGTIDQRSERIRVAVRRYFQNILGYRPLAIVHIC, from the coding sequence ATGTCTAGTTTAAATATTTCACCTCTTGGTGGTGTTGGACAAATCGGATCTAATGCGACTCTAGTTTCTTATAAGAATACCAATATTATTATCGACAGTGGAATTCTATTCCCCTACGAAGACTGCTTTGATATCAATTATCTTATTCCTGATTTAAAGAATATAGATATTGACATTAATGCTCTCATTATTACTCACGGACACGAAGATCATATTGGTGCAATTTCACATTATATTGAGAGGTTTCCTGAGGCAGACGTCTTTGCCCCAACGTTTGCAAAAGAGCTTATAGAAGACAAATTGTCGTACTTAGATCTTTCAAAAAAAATCAACAAGCTTGAAAGTAAACTTGTTATAAATGAAATAGAAATTGACTCGATTCATGTTAACCATTCAATTCCAAACACAAAGGGAATCCATCTTGGAATCAAAGAAATTGACACTGGTATTCTCTTTATATCGGACTTTAAGTGTGACTTTAACTCTGAATTTGAAGAACCTATTGAATTAGAGAAGATAAATTTATTATCAAAGAACTACAGTAAGCGACTTGCGATGCTAGATTCAACAAATATCGTAAGCAACAACGAAAGAACGACTTCAGAATCCGAACTTAAAAAGGATCTATACACTTTTATATCAGAAGCAAAAGGACGAGTCTTTATCACATGCTTTGCTTCTAATATTCATCGTCTACAATCAATATTCAATATCGCAAAAGAGCTTAAATTAAAAGTAGTTCCGTATGGCCGCTCTTTACTAAAATACACACAAATTGCTAGAGATTGTGAAATCTTTAATGATCATGGCATTGTTCGTGAAGTTGAAAGCGTAAATGACTTAAAAAAGAAACATATTATTCTATGTTCAGGAAGTCAGGGTGAATTTAGAGGAACAGTAAAGAGAATTACAAGTACTAGTGATAAGTATTATAAGTTAAATGAAACAGATACTTTTATCTTTAGTTCAAAAGCAATTCCTGGAAATGAAAAGAAACTAGCACTTTTATACAACGAAATTACAGAGAAAGGTTGTGAGGTAATCACTCACTATAATGGTTTAATTCATGCTTCAGGACATCCAGGAAAAGCTGACCTTAAAGATGTTTATGATAGCTATCAACCTACAATAGCTGTTCCTATTCACGGAGAAACTTATTTTATAAGAAAACACTGTGAATATATCAAATCAATTCTACCAACGGCTGAAGTTATCGAAATTAAAAATCACGACAACATCTCAATATCTTTAAATGGTAAAATTAAAATTAATCACTCACAAGAAATCCCTCCGATTCTCATTCATGGAAATCGTATTGTGATCCAAAGAGAGAAGATCTCAGAAAGACGAAAAATGGCAACGCTAGGTACAGTCTTCGTTTCTATATCGAAGAATAGTATTGCTCGCTCCCAGCAAAGAGTTCACATAACGACCATGGGAATTCCATATGAAGAAGAGCAAATTAGTCAACTACAAGAAATTTGCTTTGATTACTTCAATGAAAAGGGAACTATTGATCAACGAAGTGAACGTATTCGAGTAGCGGTTAGAAGATATTTTCAAAATATCCTTGGATATAGGCCTCTGGCCATTGTTCATATTTGCTAA
- a CDS encoding UDP-2,3-diacylglucosamine diphosphatase yields the protein MSSFVISDVHVKWDQKNSEYLKKFLSINFNENDRIYFLGDIFDLMVGSYQEYEKQYDWFFNRVKEITSLGIPIYYVQGNHDFHIEDLLTDNGIIVKTKPFVEIINNQKVLFCHGDEIEIENFSYQVWRAFIRSYPLALISKYVFNYKIVKAIGDYLSHKSRQRNEKRYGQTQLNGSIRDKFRKSAQIASNEYNVDVIICGHSHYQDEFITETFSYYNCGYVPSSNKYLMINEKYQFKVLG from the coding sequence ATGAGCAGCTTTGTGATATCTGATGTCCACGTGAAATGGGATCAAAAAAATTCTGAATATCTTAAAAAATTTCTATCTATAAATTTTAATGAAAATGATCGTATTTATTTTCTAGGAGATATCTTTGATTTAATGGTTGGAAGCTACCAGGAATACGAAAAGCAATATGATTGGTTCTTTAATAGAGTAAAGGAAATCACTTCTCTTGGTATACCAATTTATTATGTCCAAGGTAATCATGACTTTCACATTGAAGATTTACTTACTGATAATGGGATTATTGTAAAGACTAAACCCTTCGTTGAAATAATTAATAATCAAAAGGTTCTCTTTTGTCATGGTGATGAAATTGAAATAGAAAATTTTAGTTACCAGGTTTGGCGTGCATTTATTAGAAGTTATCCATTGGCCTTGATTTCTAAGTATGTTTTTAATTATAAAATTGTGAAAGCAATAGGTGATTATCTATCTCATAAAAGTAGACAACGTAATGAGAAAAGGTACGGACAGACTCAACTCAATGGAAGTATACGAGATAAATTTCGAAAGAGTGCTCAGATTGCCTCAAATGAATACAATGTTGATGTTATAATATGTGGACACAGTCACTATCAAGATGAGTTTATAACTGAAACATTTTCATATTATAATTGTGGCTATGTTCCTTCTTCAAATAAATATTTGATGATTAATGAAAAATATCAATTTAAAGTACTAGGTTAA